GCAGAACTCTCTGCCCGCATCCAACGCTTTACAGAAGTAACCGACAAAGAAGGCCGCCTGTTTTTTGATGCCATCATGCAGTAAGTAGTACTGCTGTCCGGCTTTGCCTTTCGGCATGGTTGGTTTATAAGCTACTAAATACTAAAAAGTTTAGTTTTGTGGTGGGTAACAATAATGGGCTTTTGGATATACATACAAGCCGACAGCAAGCGGCTGCGGCTATGGGTGGAACTGCTATTGAAAAATGAGCGGGTGGAGCAGTACAGGGTATCGGGTAGAAACCGCAGCATTAGGATTGAAAACAACAGGCCGTTTTTTCAGGCAAAAGGGCTAAAGCACAGACGCTGCAGGTGGACAGTTTGCGAGGGGCAAATGCACAATCAATCCGCTTTAAAAAAAATCCTTGTTGCCATAGAGGAGCACAGCAAATCAACTAAACCGTAGTTGACAAGTAAGTAAAGCGGTAGAAAAGTCCTGCACGAAATTCGTACAGGTTGGTGAATGTTATAGACATTCACCATACTTTATGGATAAAGAGAAAGGAAGGTCCCCTATACAAAACAAGGGTCGTTTAAGCGTTTAGATACGCAGGCAGTTTGCTTCCAGGTGCCATGAGTGCAGTACAATATCATGCAGGCCAAAGTAAGGGCTGCACTTGCCATCAAGAGGGTGCAGCTGGCAATGGTACCCAAGAAAAAAAACAAGGGTCGTTTAAGCGTTTAGATCTCGCAGGCAATTTGCTTGGAGGTGAAATGTGTGCAGTGCAATATCCTGCAGGCCAAAGTAAGGGCTGCACTTGCCATCAAGAGGCTGCAGCTGGAAATGGTACCCAAGAATAAAACAAGGGTCGTTTAAGCGTTTAGTGTTACTTGACCGGATAGAGCTGCCTACATGATAATTGTGAGCAGATAGGGGCCATGCGTGTATTTGGAAGAGGGAAGGGGCTACCATCCCCAAAAGGTCAAAAAAATGGCTACAAAGAGCTGGAACGGAAAAAAATAAATGTGGATAACCGGGGCTAAAAGAGGGCAGGAAATTCCAGCTGCGAAAAGCCGCTTTTCAATTGGTCCTGATTTTGACCCCAAAAAAACAAAAAGCCCTGTAATCGTATGATTTACAGGGCTTTGCAAGTTTACCTTGCGGACCGGACGGGACTCGAACCCGCGACCTCCGCCGTGACAGGGCGGCATTCTAACCAACTGAACTACCGATCCTTAAGAGCTTTTCCCGTACTGATTATCTCGTTTGGGAGTGCAAAAATAGGGGAACAGATATAACGACCAACTTTCTCTTGCACTTTTTTTTGAATTTTTTTTCGCCCCTTTCAGGCAACAAAAAACCTGCTTGTGGAAGCAGGTTTTTTGAAAAACATATCGTTCGAAAAAAGCTTATTCAGCTACTACTTCAAACTCCACTTCAGCGTTGTTGCCATTGCCAAAGTCTACAGCAGCTTTGTAAGAACCCAGTTCTTTTACTTCATCTACAATGCTGATGCGACGACGGTCAATTTCATAACCTTTCTGTTCGCGGATAGCCTTGCTGATTTGTACAGAAGTAACGCTACCGAAGATTTTGCCGGTAGTACCTACTTTGGCACCCACTTTCACAGGCGCTTCTTTCAGCTTGGCAATTACTTCGTTGATAGCAGCCAACAGTGCAGCTTCTTTCTTAGCCGCTACTTTCAGCTTCTCTTCACGCATTTTCAGGTTGCTGGGGCTGGCTTCTACAGCAAACTTGTTGGGGATGAG
The Phnomibacter ginsenosidimutans genome window above contains:
- the rplI gene encoding 50S ribosomal protein L9, producing the protein MQVILIQDVDNLGGKNELVNVKNGYARNYLIPNKFAVEASPSNLKMREEKLKVAAKKEAALLAAINEVIAKLKEAPVKVGAKVGTTGKIFGSVTSVQISKAIREQKGYEIDRRRISIVDEVKELGSYKAAVDFGNGNNAEVEFEVVAE